AAAGTGGGCTGAAGTGATTGCAGGGCTACTAAGTGCTAGGATGGTCTAACAATTCACCTCCCCTCTCCTCTCCTCTAAAGAGATACTTGCAATAAAAAACTAATTTTTTACGTCCTTTCGGTATAGCAGACCTTTACCTGACCAACTAGAGTCTTTTTGCATAGCTCGTGGCAAGCCGTCAAAGCCTTTTACATTTGACTGAATGGCTTTAATCACTCAAAAACAAGTTTGCCCACTCATGGAGGAGATCAGCATGTTATCAACACGTTTTTTATTCAAACAACCTATTTTTAAGCATTCAATATTTTATACAAGTTTGTGGCTTTGCCAAACCTGTTGGTCTGCTGAAATGGCTTCAATTAATTTACACCCGACAGAATCCACCCAAACCATTCAACAGCTACTAAAATTACCTGCCAATGAAAACCTACAATTGATTCGCACAGTGCAAATTGCTAACTCTCACCATAAACTACGTTATCAACAACAATTTCATGGTGTGCCTGTTTGGGACACCAATATTGTGGTAGAAAAGGATGCAGACGGTGGACTTGTCAATATTAGTGGCCACCTACTAAAAGGCATCGCAACAGACATTCCTACTCCAGTCACTCAATTATCTGCAGCAGAGGCTCTACAGCTAGCTATCCAGACAGCGAATATTCCCAAGAATCAAGCAGGTACCCTTGAAAACTCGTCTACAACACCATTTGTCTATCAAGATAAATCAGGCACTGCTCGCCTGGTATACAAGGTATCCTTCGTTAGCCATAACCCCCTCCCCAAACGCCCGCATTATATTATTGATGCCATCAGTGGTGAAATTCTTGATACTTGGGAAGGCATGACCCATAAACAAGCCACAGGCCCTGGCGGTAATGAAAAAACAGAATTATATGAGTATGGCATTGATTATGGTTTTTTAACCGTTACTGACGATTGCCAAATGTCCAATAAGCACGTTGAAACTATTAACCTTAACCATCAGCGTTCTGGAGGAGAAATACACCAGTTTGAATGCCCAAGAAATACAGAAAAGCCTATTAACGGTGCCTATTCACCACTTAATGATGCTCACTACTTTGGCAGTATCGTTTTTGCTATGTACAACAAGTGGTTTAATACGACCCCCCTTACCTTTAAATTAAAAATGCGAGTTCATTATGGAAACGGCTATGAAAATGCCTTTTGGGATGGCAAACAAATGACCTTTGGCGATGGCCGAAGCTTATTTTACCCTTTAGTCAGCTTAGATGTTGTTTCTCACGAAGTATCTCATGGTTTTACCGAACAAAACTCTAACCTTATTTATCGTTATCAGTCTGGGGGGATTAATGAATCTTTTTCAGACATCGCAGGTGAAGCCGCAGAGTTTTATATGAAAGGCAATAATGACTGGATGGTAGGGGCTGATATATTTAAAAAAACTGGGGCACTTCGCTATTTCGATGACCCACTTAAAGATAAACGCTCAATCGGCCATGCTAAAGATTACCGCAAAGGGTTAGATGTGCATTACAGCTCTGGTGTATTTAACAAAGCGTTTTACTTGCTTGCAACTACACCTAATTGGAATACACATAAAGCATTTGAGGTATTTGTTAAAGCAAACCAACTGTATTGGCGTCGTTCAACTGATTTCAATGAAGGTGGTTGCGGCGTAGTCACTGCAGCAAAAGACTTGAATTACAAGGCTAGTGAAGTAGAAGCTGCCTTCGCTAAGGTAGGGGTTAATGCTAGCTGTATCTCACCTGATGATGAAGTCTTTACTTTGGCTAATGGCAAAATAATGCCAAACTTAGCAGATGAAAAAGACCATAAGCGTTATTACAAACTCAATGTGCCTTTTGGTATGCATAACCTGCAATTTATTACCTGGGGCGGCACAGGCAACGTTAACTTATATGTCAAACATAAACAAATTCCCACAGTCCATATTTGGGATTGCCAAGCAATTAAAGCCGATAACAACGAAACCTGTATGATTGAAAAGCCCAAAGCCGGTACTTATTATTTAATGTTACATAGCGATGCGCCTTATCAACACGTATCATTAGTTGGCCAGTACGAAATGCGGGTAAAAAACCTGGAAAATACGACTGATTATAAAATTCCAGACCGAGATTTTGATGGTGTAAAAAGCAATATTAAAGTGGGCTTAGGTAATACCGTTATTCGCGCTAGAGTGACTGTTGATATAAAACACACCGCAGTGGGTGACATATCCGTTTACTTAATTAGTCCTGATAATAACCGTCACTTGTTAAAACCGTTTTCAGCAGGTGATAGTTCAGATAACCTTAATCAGTCGTATGATATTAAATTAGCTGATTTACAACAAGGTGGTACTTGGTCATTGCATGTAAAAGATATGTTAAGCAAAGAGACTGGTTATATTGACAGTTGGCGGTTAGAGCTTTTTGATCGCTAATCTTTGCCCATCATGAATCACCTTTAGGTAAAAAAACAAACCGGTATATACTCACAACGAAGGATAATTTAAGCAAGGCAACCGGGAGATGAAGCCCCATTAATTTAGTAAGCTAAATTAATGGGGTGACAATTGAATGCTCCACCATCCTTGGTGGCCAAGCACAATGGAAAAAAGCCTAACATTCATTCGCAAAGCGTATATATAACCAAAGCGAACAGTAAACCAGTAGTTACCAACGCTTTCATTTACTACTGGTTACTAAGACCCAATTGCATGATAAACTGTTATTCTAATACCCACTTTTCGTTTTTTATAGTGCTATGCTGATTAGGTTCATTGGTATTTTTGTTAATAACTACCAGCAAAGTAATTCATTTATGGCTTTTATTAATTCTTATAAACACAGCTCCCCAAGCTGGTTTTTGTTGCTTTCATTCCTCCTAAACCTATTATTCCTCTCTTACTCACACTTTCTTTATGGAGAAGAGATTCACCTGACTATCTATGGTGGAAGAAGTTCAGCCTATTTTCATGACCTGCTCAAAGAGTCTCTACAACATGCAGATCATCAAGTCACCATTACTAAGTTACCCGAACAATACAATCAAAAACGCCTGATGGCTATGTTAGTGCAAGATGAAACAATTTCTTTAATGTGGCGAGGGCAAAGCCCTAAATATGATAGGTTATTTGAATATGTTGATGCTCCATTAACCATGGGACTCAAAGGGTATCGTATTTTTTTTATTCGCAAAGGTACTCAACATAAATTTGATTCAATTAAAACCCTGGAAGACTTCAAGCAATCAAAGCTTATTGGCGGCTTTGGGCTCGGATGGTCTGATACTAAAATATGGAATCATAATGGTCTGCCATTCAAAGAAAAAGATGGGAACATTGATCCAGACCTTTACTTAATGCTACATTCAGGTAAGCGCGGTATTGATTATTTTTCCAGAGCTGCATTTGAAATTGGCCCAGAATATAAAAAGCATAACTACCT
This genomic interval from Spartinivicinus ruber contains the following:
- a CDS encoding M4 family metallopeptidase; translation: MLSTRFLFKQPIFKHSIFYTSLWLCQTCWSAEMASINLHPTESTQTIQQLLKLPANENLQLIRTVQIANSHHKLRYQQQFHGVPVWDTNIVVEKDADGGLVNISGHLLKGIATDIPTPVTQLSAAEALQLAIQTANIPKNQAGTLENSSTTPFVYQDKSGTARLVYKVSFVSHNPLPKRPHYIIDAISGEILDTWEGMTHKQATGPGGNEKTELYEYGIDYGFLTVTDDCQMSNKHVETINLNHQRSGGEIHQFECPRNTEKPINGAYSPLNDAHYFGSIVFAMYNKWFNTTPLTFKLKMRVHYGNGYENAFWDGKQMTFGDGRSLFYPLVSLDVVSHEVSHGFTEQNSNLIYRYQSGGINESFSDIAGEAAEFYMKGNNDWMVGADIFKKTGALRYFDDPLKDKRSIGHAKDYRKGLDVHYSSGVFNKAFYLLATTPNWNTHKAFEVFVKANQLYWRRSTDFNEGGCGVVTAAKDLNYKASEVEAAFAKVGVNASCISPDDEVFTLANGKIMPNLADEKDHKRYYKLNVPFGMHNLQFITWGGTGNVNLYVKHKQIPTVHIWDCQAIKADNNETCMIEKPKAGTYYLMLHSDAPYQHVSLVGQYEMRVKNLENTTDYKIPDRDFDGVKSNIKVGLGNTVIRARVTVDIKHTAVGDISVYLISPDNNRHLLKPFSAGDSSDNLNQSYDIKLADLQQGGTWSLHVKDMLSKETGYIDSWRLELFDR